The following proteins come from a genomic window of Solwaraspora sp. WMMA2065:
- a CDS encoding MFS transporter, whose protein sequence is MAVSMLPLYAVSALGPYLAEDLGVSRAAVGVPVTVAFAVAAVVSLSAGRLVDAVGPRRGLLWLATVVAAALLAGSVTGSYPVLVAVVAVAGLGMALANPATNVLVATVVPAPRRGTAVGVKQSGVQLAAVICGLALPSVAAASGWRTALGLAGLLAVGLFAVVWWQVPRPPRRDTPAGPWWQWSRPPAEVAGLMGYSLLLGTGLSAVNTYLPLYGVQQLQLAGWSAGALLAVFGAAGVFGRLWWTRWADRLPVVTSALPLLSAAAAVSAALVLLAGQWTPLVWLGAIGVGMTATGANAVSMLAVVRRKAPAGHASALVSTGFFSGFVVGPTGFGLLADNGGYPLAWGAVAVVFAVAALAGLRLRSRTAAEPVPA, encoded by the coding sequence ATGGCGGTGTCGATGCTACCGCTGTACGCGGTCAGTGCGCTCGGCCCGTATCTGGCCGAGGACCTGGGCGTGTCACGAGCGGCGGTAGGCGTCCCGGTGACGGTCGCGTTCGCGGTGGCGGCGGTGGTGTCGTTGTCGGCCGGACGGCTGGTCGACGCGGTCGGGCCCCGGCGGGGGCTGCTGTGGTTGGCGACGGTCGTCGCGGCCGCGCTCCTGGCGGGCTCGGTCACCGGCAGCTACCCGGTGCTGGTCGCGGTGGTCGCCGTCGCCGGGCTGGGGATGGCGCTGGCGAACCCCGCGACCAACGTGCTGGTGGCCACAGTGGTACCCGCACCCCGGCGGGGCACCGCTGTCGGGGTGAAACAGTCCGGTGTGCAGCTCGCCGCGGTGATCTGCGGGCTGGCGCTGCCATCGGTCGCGGCCGCCTCGGGCTGGCGTACGGCGCTGGGACTGGCCGGCCTGCTCGCGGTGGGGCTGTTCGCGGTGGTGTGGTGGCAGGTGCCCCGGCCACCCCGACGGGACACACCGGCCGGACCGTGGTGGCAGTGGTCACGACCACCGGCGGAGGTCGCCGGTCTGATGGGCTACTCGCTGCTGCTGGGCACCGGCCTGTCCGCGGTCAACACCTACCTGCCGCTGTACGGCGTACAGCAGTTGCAACTGGCCGGCTGGTCGGCCGGCGCGCTGTTGGCGGTGTTCGGCGCCGCCGGCGTGTTCGGACGGCTGTGGTGGACCCGTTGGGCGGACCGGCTTCCGGTGGTGACTTCGGCACTGCCACTGCTGTCGGCCGCGGCGGCGGTCTCGGCCGCGCTGGTGCTGCTGGCCGGGCAGTGGACGCCGCTGGTGTGGCTGGGTGCGATCGGGGTGGGGATGACGGCCACCGGCGCGAACGCGGTGTCGATGCTCGCCGTGGTGCGCCGCAAGGCTCCGGCCGGTCATGCCTCGGCGCTGGTCTCGACCGGCTTCTTCAGCGGCTTCGTGGTGGGGCCGACCGGCTTCGGTCTGCTCGCCGACAATGGCGGCTACCCGCTCGCCTGGGGTGCGGTCGCCGTAGTGTTCGCCGTCGCCGCGCTCGCCGGGCTGCGCCTGAGGAGCCGCACCGCCGCCGAACCGGTGCCGGCGTGA
- a CDS encoding class I adenylate-forming enzyme family protein, with product MTVLTATDLVPAELRRWWRHAGYYPDADLYTLFTRQVAAAPDRAAVIDDDGTHSYAELADRVNRLAGALHTAGVRPGEVIAVQLPNSWRAVAVDLAAAAIGAVVLPYPIGRGRRDTLTLLRRSRAAAVVVAHKFGDVGYADVLAGLRDDLPDLRIVLVAGTGGPDSLESLAVDGTALSHRPPVAPDAPARILVSSGSEAAPKMIVYSHEALAGGRGTFIGALHTGPGPMRNLFLVPLASSFGSSGSAVTVARFGGTLLVQSRFDAAGALDLIDRHGPHLVFGVPTMFTMMLDHPAVADVDTSTLRAVVAGGSRVDPATVAACRDRFGCAYVNCYGSADGVNCTTDPAASPAAVHDAVGRPNPAVAAVRIVGEDGRDVTTGAVGEIWGLGPMSPHCYVDAEFDARYRTDGGWVRTGDLGRIDPDGFLHVVGRRNEIVIRGGRNLSPVEVELLLAQHPAVRQVACVGVPDRLMGERMAACLALRDGASAPTLDELTSYLTETHGLERAKLPEHLRIFDALPLSPAGKVDKRWLREQLTAGSPR from the coding sequence GTGACCGTGCTGACCGCCACCGACCTGGTCCCCGCCGAGCTGCGCCGCTGGTGGCGCCATGCCGGCTACTACCCCGACGCCGACCTGTACACCTTGTTCACCCGACAGGTCGCCGCCGCGCCGGATCGGGCAGCGGTGATCGACGACGACGGCACCCACTCGTACGCGGAGCTCGCCGACCGGGTGAACCGACTGGCCGGCGCGCTGCACACCGCCGGCGTCCGGCCGGGCGAGGTGATCGCCGTCCAGTTGCCCAACAGCTGGCGGGCGGTGGCAGTGGACCTCGCCGCAGCCGCGATCGGGGCGGTCGTGCTGCCGTACCCGATCGGTCGGGGCCGCCGGGACACCCTGACCCTGCTGCGCCGGTCCCGCGCCGCCGCCGTCGTGGTGGCCCACAAGTTCGGCGACGTCGGGTACGCCGATGTGCTCGCCGGGCTGCGCGATGACCTGCCGGACCTGCGCATCGTGCTGGTGGCCGGGACCGGTGGCCCGGACAGTCTGGAAAGCCTGGCCGTCGACGGCACCGCGTTGTCGCACCGGCCGCCGGTGGCGCCGGACGCCCCCGCTCGGATCCTGGTCTCCTCCGGCTCCGAGGCCGCCCCAAAGATGATCGTCTATTCACACGAGGCCCTTGCCGGCGGCCGGGGCACGTTCATCGGCGCGCTGCACACCGGGCCCGGTCCGATGCGTAACCTGTTCCTGGTGCCGCTGGCGTCGTCGTTCGGGTCGTCCGGGTCGGCGGTGACCGTGGCACGGTTCGGCGGGACCCTGCTGGTGCAGTCCCGGTTCGACGCCGCCGGGGCGCTCGACCTGATCGACCGGCACGGCCCGCACCTGGTGTTCGGGGTGCCGACGATGTTCACCATGATGCTGGACCATCCCGCCGTAGCCGACGTGGACACCTCGACGCTGCGGGCCGTAGTGGCTGGCGGTTCCCGGGTCGACCCGGCGACGGTGGCCGCCTGCCGGGACCGGTTCGGCTGCGCCTACGTCAACTGCTACGGCTCGGCGGACGGGGTCAACTGCACCACCGACCCGGCCGCTTCACCGGCCGCGGTGCACGACGCGGTCGGCCGGCCCAACCCGGCGGTCGCGGCGGTCCGGATCGTCGGCGAGGACGGCCGCGACGTCACAACGGGCGCCGTCGGCGAGATCTGGGGGCTCGGGCCGATGAGCCCGCACTGCTACGTCGACGCCGAGTTCGACGCCCGGTACCGCACCGACGGCGGCTGGGTGCGCACCGGTGATCTCGGTCGGATCGACCCGGACGGCTTCCTCCATGTGGTCGGCCGGCGCAACGAGATCGTCATCCGGGGTGGGCGCAACCTCTCACCGGTCGAGGTGGAGCTGCTCCTGGCACAGCACCCGGCGGTGCGTCAGGTCGCCTGTGTGGGAGTACCGGACCGGTTGATGGGTGAACGGATGGCAGCCTGCCTGGCACTGCGCGACGGGGCGTCCGCACCAACCCTCGACGAACTCACCAGCTACCTGACCGAGACGCACGGCCTGGAACGTGCCAAGTTGCCGGAGCACCTGCGGATCTTCGACGCGTTGCCCCTGTCGCCGGCCGGCAAGGTGGACAAGCGGTGGCTGCGGGAGCAGCTCACCGCCGGATCGCCCCGATGA
- a CDS encoding metal ABC transporter permease gives MEHFLELLALPAVQRSAIGLAVAAVGLPIVGVFIVGLDIIAVRFAIMHVALLGIAVGLLVGLDPMLCGLVACGLAGAGVAPLARRPAGLPGAMGLLMTFAIATALLVLSVSGVNATGAFELLWGSILATRDVDLVVLTVLAVAVHLLFWRYRRQLALLLFDRELALCSGVAAGGLMLALLIVVAVAIGASIRLTGALLVDALTILPALAARNLGRSLTSMAAWAVAFGVLGNAVGFTAALLLDQPPGPVLVLVAGTLTLLTYLIPEGALHALVTNRRRVDRDDHTRPVGDRVWQH, from the coding sequence GTGGAGCACTTCCTCGAGCTGCTGGCCCTGCCGGCGGTCCAGCGGTCGGCGATCGGGTTGGCCGTCGCCGCCGTCGGGTTGCCGATCGTCGGGGTGTTCATCGTCGGTCTGGACATCATCGCCGTCCGGTTCGCGATCATGCACGTGGCGTTGCTCGGCATCGCCGTCGGTCTGCTCGTCGGGCTCGACCCGATGCTGTGCGGGCTGGTGGCCTGCGGGTTGGCCGGTGCCGGAGTCGCCCCGCTGGCCCGCCGGCCGGCCGGGCTGCCCGGCGCGATGGGCCTGCTGATGACCTTCGCGATCGCCACCGCGCTGCTGGTGCTGTCGGTGTCCGGGGTGAACGCCACCGGTGCGTTCGAGCTTCTGTGGGGGTCGATCCTGGCCACCCGCGACGTCGACCTGGTCGTGCTGACGGTCCTCGCCGTCGCCGTGCACCTGTTGTTCTGGCGATACCGGCGGCAGCTGGCACTGCTGCTGTTCGACCGCGAACTGGCGCTGTGCTCCGGTGTGGCCGCCGGCGGCCTGATGCTCGCGCTGCTCATCGTCGTGGCGGTCGCGATCGGAGCCTCCATCCGGCTCACCGGCGCGCTGCTAGTCGACGCGCTGACCATCCTGCCGGCCCTGGCCGCCCGCAACCTCGGTCGGTCGCTGACCTCGATGGCCGCCTGGGCGGTCGCCTTCGGCGTACTCGGCAACGCGGTCGGCTTCACCGCCGCGCTGCTGCTCGACCAGCCACCCGGCCCCGTCCTGGTCCTGGTGGCCGGCACCCTGACCCTGCTCACCTATCTCATCCCTGAAGGAGCACTGCATGCGCTGGTCACGAACCGTCGTCGCGTTGACCGCGACGACCACACTCGCCCTGTCGGCGACCGGGTGTGGCAGCACTGA
- a CDS encoding CoA transferase — MTVDAEGTRTVVGPQGVPVPAGPLAGHRLAGAGGTAAHRVLARHLVELGADRVSDAGPLRLIGPDEAQLPIELDWTEPADPAGGAGRPAELDEVTAQARYGLMAVHGRARGGPARISLDYVGTAAAVVAGQGVLAALLAGLRGGPAPESVRVPVAGAALLTVSQYLAAGSADDPEYVEAPTAAGSPPPFVCADGVWVELETLDPAPWHQLWTGLGVEPSVAARAWRAFVLRYATATAPLPAQLHAAVAAVPLARLQELAGAAGVAVQPVRGHADRSRDNYLPGADTPPWTIAAGPQRRAVGVDSGGAAGGTGGGPLTGLRVVEAGRRIQGPLAGQVLRLLGAEVIRIEPAGGDPLRGMPPMVGDCSARFLALNRGKRIVEADLRSPDGRATVRELATSADAFLHNWAPGKAARLGLDAGDLWAANPRLVYTYASGWGDARGSDPPPGTDFMVQAYAGLGAQLRPAGEPPAGSLMTMLDVLGGLVAAQGVLAGLVAGHRDGRGQRVDSSLLSAAGVLQGPVLRGEQPAHPRGGPLDGPLPAAGGHLAVPEGTTATSLARITGGAGLAGALDRLAELPVADAVGQLRAGGVAAVPVCPEPGLLAADPTLAALLDIDGCAFVTPPWRFFR; from the coding sequence GTGACAGTTGATGCCGAAGGCACCCGTACCGTAGTCGGACCGCAGGGCGTTCCAGTTCCGGCCGGTCCGCTGGCCGGTCACCGGCTGGCCGGCGCTGGGGGCACCGCCGCGCACCGGGTACTCGCCCGTCACCTCGTCGAACTCGGTGCCGACCGGGTCAGCGACGCCGGGCCGCTGCGGCTGATTGGGCCGGACGAGGCGCAGCTGCCGATCGAGCTGGACTGGACGGAGCCAGCGGACCCGGCCGGTGGCGCCGGGCGGCCGGCCGAGTTGGACGAGGTGACGGCTCAGGCCCGGTACGGTCTGATGGCGGTGCACGGCCGGGCCCGGGGCGGGCCGGCACGGATCAGCCTGGACTACGTCGGCACCGCCGCCGCGGTGGTCGCCGGGCAGGGGGTGCTGGCCGCGCTACTGGCCGGGTTGCGCGGTGGCCCGGCGCCTGAGAGCGTGCGGGTGCCGGTGGCCGGGGCGGCGCTGCTGACCGTGTCGCAGTACCTTGCCGCCGGCAGTGCCGACGATCCGGAGTACGTCGAGGCACCGACCGCGGCTGGCTCGCCGCCCCCGTTCGTCTGCGCCGACGGGGTGTGGGTGGAGTTGGAGACCCTCGATCCGGCACCGTGGCATCAGTTGTGGACCGGTCTCGGTGTCGAGCCGTCCGTCGCGGCCCGCGCGTGGCGGGCCTTCGTGCTGCGCTACGCGACTGCGACCGCTCCGCTGCCGGCGCAGCTGCACGCCGCCGTCGCCGCCGTGCCGTTGGCCCGGTTGCAGGAGTTGGCCGGAGCCGCCGGGGTAGCGGTCCAGCCGGTACGGGGCCATGCCGACCGGAGCCGCGACAACTACCTGCCGGGAGCCGACACACCACCCTGGACGATCGCGGCTGGACCGCAGCGCCGAGCCGTCGGCGTCGACTCAGGCGGTGCCGCCGGGGGCACCGGGGGCGGACCGTTGACCGGCCTGCGCGTGGTCGAGGCAGGTCGACGGATCCAGGGGCCACTCGCCGGGCAGGTGCTGCGGCTGCTCGGTGCCGAGGTGATCCGGATCGAACCGGCCGGCGGCGATCCGCTACGGGGGATGCCGCCGATGGTGGGTGACTGCTCGGCCCGGTTTCTGGCGCTCAACCGGGGCAAGCGGATCGTCGAGGCCGACCTGCGCAGCCCGGACGGCCGGGCCACGGTCCGGGAGCTGGCCACGTCCGCCGACGCGTTCCTGCACAACTGGGCACCGGGCAAGGCCGCGCGGCTGGGGCTGGACGCCGGTGACCTGTGGGCGGCCAACCCACGGCTGGTGTACACGTACGCCTCCGGCTGGGGTGACGCGCGCGGATCGGATCCGCCCCCGGGCACCGACTTCATGGTGCAGGCGTACGCCGGGCTCGGCGCCCAGCTGCGGCCGGCCGGTGAGCCTCCGGCAGGTTCGCTGATGACCATGCTGGACGTGCTCGGTGGGCTGGTCGCCGCCCAGGGTGTCCTCGCCGGACTCGTCGCCGGGCACCGCGACGGCCGGGGCCAACGGGTGGACAGCAGTCTGCTGTCGGCCGCCGGTGTGCTGCAGGGACCGGTACTGCGCGGTGAGCAGCCGGCCCACCCGCGCGGGGGTCCGCTCGACGGCCCGCTGCCGGCGGCCGGGGGGCACCTCGCCGTACCCGAGGGCACCACGGCCACGTCGCTGGCCCGGATCACCGGCGGGGCCGGCCTGGCCGGTGCGCTCGACCGGTTGGCCGAGCTACCGGTCGCCGACGCCGTCGGGCAGCTGCGGGCCGGCGGCGTCGCCGCGGTGCCGGTCTGCCCGGAGCCCGGCCTGCTCGCCGCCGACCCCACCTTGGCAGCGCTGCTCGACATCGACGGCTGCGCCTTCGTCACACCCCCCTGGAGGTTCTTCCGGTGA
- a CDS encoding acyl-CoA dehydrogenase family protein: MHVLQPQVAEFVRSQVIPAEAALAAGGEQGRAALGALQQRARAAALWAIPLPVALGGQGLGLTDYAGIAEAEGYSDYGPVALGSDSLLDATMLDTYATAAVRDRYLGPMVAGRCPPSFAMTEPQVPGTDPAALRTSAVRDGDDWVITGRKWFTSRAADAGFTTVVCRTGPGSADDDPTGRSSLSLLLVPTTAPGYRIVRQLPVLGAGGQYEIALDGVRVPGDHLIGAAGAGLRIVAGRLSLGRTLRCLRWLGQTARAFDLMCRRLTGRQVGTAVLADKQLLHGYVFDSHAELAAARALTRAAVAALAAGGDARTATGTAKVVAARAFHAVVDRAVQAYGAEGLTDDTPLAMLLRAARAARILDGPDELHVTTVATRLLADYQATNGGVADCAASAAARK, encoded by the coding sequence GTGCATGTCCTTCAGCCTCAGGTGGCGGAGTTCGTCCGCAGCCAGGTGATTCCCGCCGAGGCCGCGCTCGCGGCCGGCGGTGAGCAGGGCCGGGCAGCGCTGGGCGCGCTGCAGCAGCGGGCCCGTGCCGCCGCGCTGTGGGCGATCCCGTTGCCGGTGGCACTCGGCGGGCAGGGGCTGGGACTGACCGACTACGCGGGGATCGCCGAGGCCGAGGGGTACAGCGACTACGGCCCGGTGGCGCTCGGCTCCGATTCGCTTCTCGACGCCACGATGCTGGACACCTACGCGACGGCGGCGGTGCGTGACCGGTACCTGGGCCCGATGGTCGCCGGCAGATGCCCACCCAGCTTCGCGATGACCGAGCCGCAGGTGCCCGGGACCGACCCCGCGGCCCTGCGGACCAGTGCTGTCCGCGACGGCGACGACTGGGTGATCACCGGCCGGAAGTGGTTCACCAGTCGGGCCGCGGACGCCGGCTTCACCACCGTCGTTTGCCGAACCGGACCGGGGTCGGCCGACGACGACCCGACCGGTCGGAGCTCCCTCAGCCTGCTTCTGGTGCCGACCACCGCACCCGGCTACCGGATCGTCCGTCAGCTGCCGGTGCTCGGCGCCGGTGGGCAGTACGAGATCGCCTTGGACGGGGTCCGGGTGCCTGGCGACCACCTGATCGGCGCCGCCGGGGCCGGCCTGCGGATCGTCGCCGGCCGGCTGTCGCTCGGACGTACCCTGCGGTGCCTGCGGTGGCTCGGCCAGACCGCGCGAGCCTTCGACCTGATGTGCCGACGGCTGACCGGGCGCCAGGTCGGTACGGCGGTACTCGCGGACAAGCAGCTGCTGCACGGCTACGTCTTCGACAGCCACGCGGAGCTGGCCGCCGCCCGAGCTCTCACCCGGGCCGCCGTCGCGGCTCTCGCCGCCGGGGGCGACGCGCGGACCGCCACCGGCACCGCGAAGGTCGTCGCCGCCCGGGCGTTCCATGCCGTCGTCGACCGCGCCGTGCAGGCGTACGGGGCCGAGGGGCTCACCGACGACACCCCGCTGGCCATGCTGTTGCGCGCCGCCCGGGCGGCGCGGATCCTCGACGGCCCGGACGAGTTGCACGTCACCACCGTCGCCACCCGGCTGCTCGCCGACTACCAGGCGACCAACGGTGGCGTGGCGGACTGCGCGGCCAGCGCCGCGGCCAGGAAGTAA
- a CDS encoding ATP-binding cassette domain-containing protein produces the protein MTRPSATAASAVARPAGGAPVTFSGVTCRYGRRTVVHSVDLAVDAGEHVALTGANGSGKTTLLRTVLGLHPLAAGAVSVDGVVAAGRDGWARRRREVAWVPQRLTPGHFPLLVQELLASGGAPAAAADAADALGVGGLDDRPLHTLSGGQLQRVFLARAFGAVAAGARALLADEPTAALDFGGQEQVAGLLAGLPVTVIVVSHDRAMSRACDRVAEMAAGTLRVV, from the coding sequence ATGACCCGACCATCAGCCACCGCCGCCTCGGCAGTGGCGCGACCGGCCGGCGGTGCTCCCGTCACCTTCAGCGGCGTGACCTGCCGGTACGGCCGACGCACGGTGGTCCACTCGGTGGACCTCGCCGTCGACGCCGGCGAGCACGTGGCGTTGACCGGAGCGAACGGCTCCGGCAAGACGACGCTGCTGCGCACCGTCCTCGGGCTGCACCCGCTGGCCGCCGGTGCCGTCTCGGTCGACGGCGTGGTCGCGGCCGGCCGCGACGGCTGGGCACGACGACGCCGCGAGGTGGCCTGGGTGCCGCAGCGGCTCACCCCGGGGCATTTCCCGCTGCTGGTCCAGGAACTGCTGGCCAGCGGCGGCGCACCGGCAGCCGCCGCCGACGCGGCCGACGCCCTCGGTGTCGGCGGTCTCGACGACCGGCCACTGCACACGCTCTCCGGCGGGCAACTGCAGCGGGTGTTCCTGGCCCGGGCCTTCGGCGCGGTCGCCGCTGGGGCCCGTGCGCTGCTCGCCGACGAACCGACCGCCGCGCTCGACTTCGGCGGTCAGGAACAGGTCGCCGGGCTGCTGGCCGGGCTGCCGGTCACCGTCATCGTCGTCTCACATGACCGGGCGATGTCCCGTGCCTGCGACCGGGTCGCCGAGATGGCCGCCGGCACGTTACGGGTGGTCTGA
- a CDS encoding zinc ABC transporter substrate-binding protein, with the protein MRWSRTVVALTATTTLALSATGCGSTDAGQTAPDADGPPAGGPAIVASTTWVGALARAAGVADITVIAPANVQHPPDYDPKPSDLAAVADADYVLYAEFDGFADRLTEAAGGDAELIAVQLENTPAAITAEVNRLGALFGTADAATAWLAEFDSTYAELSEQVKTAAPEPGTAVAQLFIAYWAEFAGLQVAGTYGPQPVTASQLAELTAAEPTVVLANAHLPGANPDVEGAARVDIINYPGDDLDLLTVFRTNAENISAALA; encoded by the coding sequence ATGCGCTGGTCACGAACCGTCGTCGCGTTGACCGCGACGACCACACTCGCCCTGTCGGCGACCGGGTGTGGCAGCACTGACGCCGGCCAGACCGCGCCGGACGCCGACGGCCCCCCGGCCGGCGGGCCGGCGATCGTCGCCTCCACCACCTGGGTCGGCGCGCTGGCCAGGGCCGCCGGGGTCGCCGACATCACGGTGATCGCCCCGGCCAACGTGCAGCATCCGCCGGACTACGACCCGAAGCCCAGTGACCTGGCCGCCGTCGCCGACGCCGACTACGTGCTGTATGCCGAGTTCGACGGATTCGCCGACCGGCTGACCGAAGCTGCCGGCGGCGACGCGGAGCTGATCGCCGTACAGTTGGAGAACACTCCCGCTGCGATCACCGCCGAAGTGAACCGGCTCGGTGCGCTGTTCGGCACCGCCGACGCGGCCACCGCCTGGCTCGCCGAGTTCGACAGCACCTACGCGGAGCTGTCCGAGCAGGTCAAGACGGCCGCGCCGGAGCCGGGAACGGCGGTGGCCCAGCTGTTCATCGCGTACTGGGCGGAGTTCGCCGGTCTGCAGGTCGCCGGTACCTACGGCCCGCAGCCGGTCACCGCGAGCCAACTGGCCGAACTGACTGCGGCAGAGCCGACCGTGGTGCTGGCCAACGCGCACCTGCCCGGAGCCAACCCAGACGTCGAAGGGGCCGCCAGGGTCGACATCATCAATTACCCCGGTGACGACCTGGACCTGCTGACGGTGTTCCGCACCAACGCGGAGAACATCAGCGCCGCCCTCGCCTGA